In one window of Meiothermus sp. DNA:
- the rsmH gene encoding 16S rRNA (cytosine(1402)-N(4))-methyltransferase RsmH → MYATPVLFSSAQSPVRQRRGVSHTSVLYHEALDWLAVRPGGVYVDATVGGAGHTQGILERGGRVIAFDQDPEAITRAAGLGLANLTLVEANFRELVPELQRRGLRQVDGILADLGVSSFHFDDAQRGFSYQQQGPLDMRMGTGALTAAEVVNSYPEEEIAEILYRYGEEPRSRRIARFIVENRPITTTTQLAEVIRRATGYREAGHPARKTFQALRIYVNDELGALEALLRGAEEVLKPGGRLVIISFHSLEDRRVKHFLRDSSVLKPLTKKPITPSESEQRVNPRARSAKLRVAERIDGGTA, encoded by the coding sequence ATGTATGCGACCCCTGTCCTGTTTTCAAGCGCCCAGTCACCCGTACGACAAAGGAGGGGTGTGAGCCATACCTCGGTGCTCTACCACGAAGCCCTGGACTGGCTGGCGGTTCGGCCTGGCGGGGTGTATGTGGACGCCACCGTGGGTGGGGCAGGCCATACCCAGGGCATCCTGGAACGGGGCGGGAGGGTAATTGCCTTTGACCAGGACCCCGAGGCCATTACCCGAGCCGCGGGGCTGGGCCTGGCAAACCTGACTCTGGTTGAAGCCAACTTCCGCGAGCTGGTGCCCGAGCTACAGAGGCGGGGCCTCAGGCAGGTAGACGGCATCCTGGCCGATCTGGGGGTGTCTAGCTTTCACTTCGACGACGCCCAGCGGGGCTTCAGCTACCAGCAGCAAGGCCCCCTAGACATGCGGATGGGCACAGGTGCACTCACGGCAGCCGAGGTGGTCAATAGCTACCCCGAAGAAGAAATCGCCGAGATTCTCTACCGCTACGGCGAAGAGCCGCGTTCAAGACGCATCGCCCGCTTTATTGTGGAGAATCGTCCCATCACCACCACCACCCAGTTGGCCGAGGTAATCCGCCGGGCCACCGGGTACCGAGAAGCCGGGCACCCTGCCCGCAAGACCTTCCAGGCCCTTCGCATCTACGTCAACGACGAGTTAGGTGCGCTGGAGGCCTTGCTTCGAGGCGCCGAAGAAGTACTGAAGCCCGGGGGCAGGCTGGTCATTATCAGCTTTCATTCGCTCGAGGATCGCCGGGTTAAGCATTTCTTGCGCGACTCTTCCGTCCTGAAACCCCTTACCAAAAAACCCATCACTCCTTCGGAAAGCGAACAGCGCGTAAACCCTAGAGCCCGCAGCGCCAAGCTGCGGGTAGCAGAGCGCATAGATGGAGGCACAGCATGA
- a CDS encoding penicillin-binding protein 2, whose product MNRLGTSEQTSLSRGWVVLLAFAAFVLGLGYGFYVLWHNAPSLPLRPVSARADAPPLRGSLEAADGTPLAFSTEADARLYPLGLSATQLIGFGERNTGKGLAGLELDLEKLLVQGQSLRLTLDPLVQSIAEQALWKGLKAAQADWGSVVVMESKTGRLLAVANGPAFDPSAPRLNLQQDISWRNHAFAYALEPGSTIKPLTAAVLMEENMARLDTRVYAPMSRRIAGWTINDVVKHPETLTLSEVLKFSSNVGITTLAERIPRETLFNYFKKMHFMDAALLPPLSYQPRIAVQVAAPHVRPVHRWGPAEYANATFGQGFLITPLHLAAAYNILANDGVFRQPILFEGNTSQISVVFRPQVAREIRKALTDGIAENARLAGYVLGGKTGTAQVVVNGRYSNSVYAALFAGFIPSNTPRVTVVVNLFHPKGGRIHGSQVAAPIYRDIAARLFALWGIPPQLDNSFSKGKLVNR is encoded by the coding sequence TTGAACCGCTTAGGAACAAGTGAACAAACCTCCCTGAGCCGGGGCTGGGTGGTGTTGCTGGCTTTTGCCGCCTTTGTGCTGGGACTGGGGTACGGTTTTTATGTGCTGTGGCACAATGCCCCCAGCCTCCCCTTGCGGCCCGTATCGGCCCGAGCGGACGCCCCTCCTTTACGCGGAAGCCTGGAAGCAGCCGACGGCACCCCGCTGGCCTTTAGCACCGAGGCGGATGCGCGCTTGTATCCCCTGGGTCTCTCAGCCACCCAGCTCATCGGCTTTGGGGAGCGCAACACCGGCAAGGGGCTCGCAGGCCTCGAGCTCGACCTGGAAAAGCTGCTCGTCCAGGGCCAGAGCCTGCGCCTGACCCTGGATCCGCTGGTGCAGTCCATCGCTGAGCAAGCCCTGTGGAAAGGCCTAAAGGCCGCCCAGGCCGACTGGGGCTCGGTGGTGGTGATGGAAAGCAAAACCGGGCGGCTTCTGGCAGTAGCCAACGGCCCGGCCTTCGACCCCAGCGCCCCTCGACTCAACCTCCAGCAAGACATTTCCTGGCGCAACCACGCCTTTGCGTACGCACTGGAACCCGGATCTACCATCAAACCCCTCACGGCTGCGGTGCTGATGGAGGAAAACATGGCCAGGCTTGACACCCGAGTCTATGCCCCCATGAGCCGTCGTATCGCAGGCTGGACCATCAACGATGTGGTCAAGCACCCCGAGACCCTCACCCTGAGCGAAGTACTCAAATTCTCCTCCAATGTGGGCATCACCACCCTGGCCGAGCGGATTCCGCGTGAGACGCTGTTTAACTACTTCAAGAAGATGCACTTCATGGATGCAGCGCTCCTGCCGCCCCTGTCCTACCAGCCCCGGATTGCTGTACAGGTTGCGGCCCCCCATGTCCGCCCGGTGCACCGCTGGGGGCCTGCCGAGTACGCCAACGCCACCTTCGGCCAGGGTTTCCTGATCACCCCCTTGCACTTAGCGGCGGCCTACAACATTTTGGCAAACGATGGGGTCTTTCGCCAGCCGATTCTGTTCGAAGGCAATACCTCCCAAATCAGCGTGGTATTCCGCCCTCAGGTAGCCCGCGAGATCCGCAAAGCTCTTACCGACGGCATCGCCGAAAATGCCAGACTCGCCGGCTATGTGCTGGGGGGCAAAACCGGCACGGCACAGGTAGTGGTGAATGGTCGCTACAGCAACAGTGTTTATGCGGCACTGTTCGCTGGCTTCATCCCATCCAATACCCCCCGCGTGACGGTGGTAGTAAACCTTTTTCACCCCAAGGGGGGGCGCATCCACGGCTCCCAGGTCGCAGCCCCTATCTACCGGGACATTGCAGCCCGGCTCTTTGCACTCTGGGGCATTCCGCCTCAGTTGGACAACTCATTCAGCAAGGGTAAACTGGTCAACCGATGA
- the murF gene encoding UDP-N-acetylmuramoyl-tripeptide--D-alanyl-D-alanine ligase, with protein MVQKKGPKELQPAWVASLTGGKAHEGAAVAHDLHWDSRKIAPGVAFFALPGAKTHGREFGLQALEAGAAFVVTDLAHPGAVQVEKPERALLAVGRALRDRFGGTVLAVGGSSGKTTTKECLAQGLGWPAPEGNLNNAPGLARFFLHLEEGEGAVVELGIDRLLEMAELTYLARPDFAVLTSLGEEHLERLGNLENVIREESWLLQVSALRLSSTQAAEMVRLPNLKTYGIGAGDFRAENLELGLNASRFHFEGHPVGLPYPGVGPVMGALAALAATRMLDKPLADTIERLAALRLPPGRMQRLQLGGVDFIHDAYNSNPLSFRAGMQFLQTQPGRKWLVLGRMAELGEEALKHHLEAARLAAAISPNLIFVGPFAKQQAAEAGGSAVETVEEAAELLARSAVPGDLVYLKASRSVGLERLLELWPREEA; from the coding sequence ATGGTGCAGAAAAAAGGGCCGAAAGAACTCCAACCTGCGTGGGTAGCCAGCCTGACGGGTGGAAAAGCGCACGAAGGCGCTGCTGTAGCCCATGACTTGCACTGGGACTCGAGGAAAATAGCACCAGGGGTAGCCTTTTTTGCCCTGCCCGGCGCGAAAACCCACGGGCGGGAGTTTGGCTTGCAAGCCCTGGAGGCCGGAGCGGCCTTTGTGGTCACCGACCTCGCGCACCCTGGCGCGGTACAGGTCGAGAAGCCCGAGCGGGCTTTGCTGGCAGTCGGGCGAGCTTTGCGCGACCGGTTCGGGGGGACGGTGCTGGCGGTGGGGGGTAGTTCGGGCAAAACCACCACCAAGGAGTGCCTGGCCCAGGGCCTGGGCTGGCCAGCCCCCGAGGGCAACCTGAACAACGCCCCCGGCCTCGCCCGCTTCTTTTTGCATCTGGAGGAGGGCGAGGGTGCTGTGGTGGAGCTGGGCATTGACCGGCTGCTGGAGATGGCCGAGCTCACCTACCTGGCCCGGCCCGACTTTGCCGTGCTCACCAGCCTGGGTGAGGAACACCTGGAGAGGCTGGGGAACCTGGAGAATGTGATCCGTGAGGAGAGCTGGCTCTTACAGGTGAGCGCCCTGAGGCTGTCCAGCACCCAGGCTGCCGAGATGGTGCGGCTGCCAAACCTGAAGACCTACGGCATAGGGGCCGGGGATTTTCGGGCCGAAAACCTCGAGCTCGGCCTCAACGCTAGCCGCTTCCACTTTGAAGGGCACCCGGTCGGTCTCCCCTATCCGGGTGTCGGGCCGGTGATGGGCGCGCTGGCTGCGCTGGCCGCAACCCGGATGCTGGACAAACCCCTTGCCGACACCATCGAGCGGCTGGCCGCCCTCCGGCTCCCCCCGGGGCGGATGCAGCGCTTGCAGCTGGGAGGGGTGGACTTTATCCACGACGCCTACAACTCCAATCCCTTATCCTTCCGGGCCGGGATGCAGTTCCTGCAAACCCAGCCGGGGCGCAAGTGGCTGGTGCTGGGCCGCATGGCCGAGCTCGGCGAGGAAGCCTTGAAGCACCACCTCGAGGCTGCCCGGCTGGCGGCTGCTATCAGCCCCAACCTGATTTTTGTCGGGCCATTTGCCAAGCAGCAGGCGGCTGAAGCAGGGGGCAGCGCCGTAGAGACCGTGGAGGAGGCCGCCGAGCTTCTGGCCCGCTCGGCTGTGCCGGGCGACCTGGTATACCTGAAAGCCTCGCGCAGTGTGGGCCTGGAGCGCTTGCTCGAGCTGTGGCCCAGGGAGGAAGCATGA
- a CDS encoding phospho-N-acetylmuramoyl-pentapeptide-transferase has translation MNSLAAAALLSWFLVGLWITLMQSLRLGKQVRADGPQSHLAKMGTPSMGGVAFLLAAALVYGLSGGDRWAGLWLLVLGMALLGLADDLAGSLRRPLRAREKLVVQVLMSLVFAIWAARQVQYTPYPALDVLLFTLVIIAACNAFNFTDGVDGLLASVSAVILLPFVGLPTAQAVVGALLGFLWHNAPKATVFMGDTGSMALGALVAGLFILEGKIWWLPLVALIPVLEVLSVFIQVAYFRRTGKRFFKMSPLHHHFELSGWPESKVVFRFVVVTALCTALAVHLWGGPV, from the coding sequence ATGAACAGCCTCGCCGCCGCTGCGCTCCTGAGCTGGTTCCTGGTGGGGCTCTGGATTACCCTGATGCAGTCGCTCCGCCTTGGCAAGCAGGTACGGGCCGACGGCCCCCAGAGCCACCTGGCCAAGATGGGCACCCCCAGCATGGGCGGGGTGGCTTTTTTGCTGGCTGCCGCCCTGGTGTACGGGCTCTCGGGGGGCGATAGGTGGGCTGGGCTCTGGCTTTTGGTGTTGGGCATGGCCCTCCTGGGCCTGGCCGACGACCTGGCCGGCTCACTGCGAAGGCCCCTCAGAGCCCGCGAGAAGCTGGTAGTGCAGGTACTGATGAGCCTGGTGTTTGCCATCTGGGCAGCCCGACAGGTGCAGTACACGCCGTATCCTGCGCTGGACGTACTGCTCTTCACCCTGGTGATCATTGCTGCCTGCAACGCTTTCAACTTTACCGACGGGGTAGATGGGCTTTTGGCCAGCGTTTCGGCGGTGATTTTGCTGCCCTTTGTGGGGCTTCCCACCGCGCAGGCTGTGGTGGGCGCTTTGCTGGGCTTCTTGTGGCACAACGCCCCCAAGGCCACGGTCTTCATGGGTGACACCGGCAGCATGGCCCTGGGGGCCCTGGTCGCAGGGCTGTTCATTCTGGAAGGCAAGATTTGGTGGCTGCCCCTGGTGGCCCTGATCCCGGTGCTGGAAGTGCTCTCGGTTTTCATCCAGGTGGCCTACTTCCGCCGCACCGGCAAGCGCTTCTTCAAGATGAGCCCCCTGCACCACCACTTCGAGCTGTCGGGCTGGCCCGAAAGCAAGGTGGTGTTTCGCTTTGTGGTGGTCACGGCCCTGTGTACAGCACTTGCAGTACACCTCTGGGGAGGCCCGGTATGA
- the murD gene encoding UDP-N-acetylmuramoyl-L-alanine--D-glutamate ligase: protein MRRLVYGLGRSGLGVLGYLHRHGLSARFYDDQLKPDEAAQAQALGFEQEPDPTPGTYDEVIAAPGVPIQHDRLQALRAGGAEVIGEAELVYRHAKTPLIGITGTAGKTSCTLFTGHFLRALGFKALEGGNIDPPLASVVDEAEVVAVEMSSFQLERTRHFRPRVAVLLLLGVDHLDRHGSLEAYHAAKLNLIRNLTAQDALVYNARDPRILAAIEGNPAQRYPFEPHSDPRETNLNAALQAALAYAHIVGREQPERVLALEATSAALEPFRASAPRPEARYEIFARIGQLQFIDDSIATRLDSVRTALEAAPPPVAWVLGGVDKGAPVEELREVVARKVRLILAIGRDGSRLAAPFKNLVEVVEIGEPDGRKALEQAVGESLRRLASGSVLLAPLATSFDQFKDYKERSKVFREVVFDMGGIRG, encoded by the coding sequence ATGAGGCGGCTGGTGTATGGGCTCGGGCGCAGTGGCCTGGGGGTACTGGGCTACCTGCATCGGCACGGCCTGTCGGCCCGCTTCTACGACGACCAACTCAAACCCGATGAAGCAGCGCAGGCCCAGGCGCTGGGGTTTGAACAGGAGCCCGACCCCACACCCGGAACCTACGATGAAGTGATAGCAGCCCCGGGCGTGCCCATCCAGCACGATCGCCTGCAAGCCCTGCGGGCGGGCGGTGCGGAGGTAATCGGGGAAGCCGAACTGGTCTACCGCCACGCCAAAACCCCGCTTATCGGCATCACGGGTACGGCAGGTAAAACCAGTTGCACCCTGTTCACCGGGCACTTTTTGCGGGCCCTGGGCTTCAAAGCCCTGGAGGGCGGCAACATTGACCCACCACTGGCCAGCGTGGTGGACGAGGCCGAGGTGGTGGCAGTGGAGATGAGCAGTTTCCAGCTCGAGCGCACCCGGCACTTCAGGCCCAGGGTGGCGGTGCTGCTGCTCCTGGGGGTAGACCACCTCGACCGCCACGGCAGCCTGGAGGCTTACCACGCCGCCAAGCTCAACTTGATCCGAAACCTCACCGCCCAGGACGCCCTGGTCTACAATGCCAGAGATCCTAGGATCCTGGCCGCCATCGAAGGAAATCCGGCCCAGCGCTACCCCTTCGAGCCCCATAGCGACCCGCGCGAAACCAACCTGAATGCAGCCCTGCAAGCCGCTTTGGCCTATGCCCACATCGTAGGGCGCGAACAGCCTGAGCGGGTTCTTGCGCTCGAGGCCACCTCCGCCGCCCTGGAACCCTTCCGCGCCTCGGCCCCCCGTCCCGAAGCCCGCTACGAAATTTTCGCCCGTATCGGCCAACTACAGTTCATAGACGACTCCATCGCCACCCGCCTCGACTCGGTACGCACGGCCCTGGAGGCCGCGCCCCCTCCGGTGGCCTGGGTGCTGGGAGGGGTGGATAAGGGCGCCCCGGTTGAGGAACTGCGCGAGGTGGTGGCGCGCAAGGTCAGGCTGATTCTGGCCATTGGCCGCGACGGCAGCCGGCTGGCCGCGCCCTTCAAGAACCTGGTGGAGGTGGTGGAAATCGGCGAGCCCGATGGGCGCAAAGCCCTCGAGCAGGCCGTGGGCGAATCCCTGCGGCGGCTTGCCTCGGGCAGTGTGCTGTTGGCCCCGCTGGCCACCTCGTTCGATCAGTTCAAGGATTACAAAGAACGCTCTAAAGTATTCCGGGAAGTGGTGTTCGACATGGGAGGTATTCGTGGATAG
- a CDS encoding FtsW/RodA/SpoVE family cell cycle protein, with protein MDSILLLAQLMLFAFSALGVATSDWMRAAPEQHSLENLRNIAISLALMLLVSRLRPLWAIWAARPFFLLSLLLLVANLLVGFGPGSERRFIDLPFTSFNLQASELAKLAVVLYLAAFFHNKPTDYPIIGPIVAISLVSGLIIASPDLDTGLFVLLLSGFLLVVIGVPWRRLLAIGFSAWLLALSVSGLYLERFEKVRDRFEGWSAYVSGRVSELSPEVIRGPLYQITQAHKIIVNAGPFGQGVGARMPNLPESHNDFVLASIIWSGGWLAGFMVLLALWLILARGLQIAANLEGSRSVLALGLTLYLVLQAALNIAAVIGTIPIGGSPLPMVSMGGNSMIMAGLAMGLLQALSREAFAHKKESEVGEAQP; from the coding sequence GTGGATAGCATTCTGCTGCTGGCCCAGCTCATGCTTTTTGCCTTTTCGGCCCTGGGGGTGGCCACCTCCGACTGGATGCGGGCCGCCCCGGAGCAGCACAGCCTGGAAAACCTGCGCAATATCGCCATCTCGCTGGCCCTGATGTTGCTGGTCTCGCGCCTGCGTCCCCTCTGGGCCATCTGGGCAGCGCGACCCTTTTTCCTGCTCTCGCTTCTGCTCTTGGTTGCGAACCTCTTGGTGGGGTTTGGGCCGGGCAGTGAACGCAGGTTTATTGATCTGCCCTTCACCTCCTTTAACCTGCAAGCCTCCGAGCTGGCCAAGCTGGCGGTGGTGCTGTACCTGGCAGCTTTCTTCCACAACAAACCCACCGATTACCCCATCATAGGCCCCATCGTTGCCATCAGCCTGGTATCGGGCCTGATCATCGCCTCGCCCGACCTGGATACGGGCCTTTTCGTGCTGCTTTTATCGGGCTTTTTGCTGGTGGTAATCGGGGTTCCCTGGCGACGCCTCCTGGCCATTGGCTTCAGTGCCTGGCTTCTGGCCCTCTCGGTCTCGGGCTTGTATCTGGAGCGCTTCGAGAAAGTACGGGATCGCTTCGAGGGTTGGAGCGCCTATGTCAGCGGGCGGGTAAGCGAACTGAGCCCGGAAGTCATCCGGGGGCCTTTGTACCAGATCACCCAGGCGCACAAGATCATCGTGAATGCGGGGCCTTTCGGGCAGGGGGTGGGGGCCCGGATGCCCAACCTGCCCGAGTCCCACAACGACTTCGTGCTGGCCTCCATCATCTGGTCGGGGGGCTGGCTGGCGGGTTTCATGGTCTTGCTGGCCCTGTGGCTGATACTGGCTCGAGGGCTCCAGATAGCCGCAAACCTGGAAGGTTCCAGGAGCGTGCTGGCGCTGGGCTTGACCCTGTACCTGGTTTTGCAAGCTGCCCTCAACATTGCAGCCGTCATCGGCACTATTCCGATTGGCGGTTCCCCGCTGCCCATGGTGAGCATGGGCGGCAATTCGATGATCATGGCCGGGCTGGCCATGGGGCTTTTGCAAGCCCTCTCACGCGAGGCCTTCGCGCACAAAAAGGAAAGCGAAGTCGGGGAGGCCCAGCCGTGA
- a CDS encoding UDP-N-acetylglucosamine--N-acetylmuramyl-(pentapeptide) pyrophosphoryl-undecaprenol N-acetylglucosamine transferase — translation MVIVTGGGTGGHLYPGLAAASALLEAGEPVTYVGALGGIEERVLPESGLPHHLIPAGKLSRDALRPKEGTKVLQGLWAARQLVRDLRPKAVLSMGGYAGFPVAFVAALQGIPMIIHEQNAKLGLANRMLAQLARRVTLATPIELAPGLAHKTQVVGYPVREEKRPPAEARAALGLEPSRPTLLILGGSQGSQELNEQLPERLYPLLGKWQILHQCGVRWEEKLKALERPHYFVRGYVDSVLAWSAADCAITRGGAGTLSEAAYHQVPVLGVPLPRHLDGGAQWANVGFYAERGAARRLESWAQFEAELNTLLDPSTRAQIRDRLGGLSPAGAAGRLAQIVLEAV, via the coding sequence ATGGTGATCGTTACGGGCGGGGGCACCGGCGGCCACCTCTATCCGGGGCTGGCGGCGGCGAGCGCCCTGCTGGAAGCAGGCGAGCCCGTAACCTACGTGGGGGCGCTGGGTGGGATTGAAGAGCGGGTTCTGCCCGAGAGTGGCCTACCACACCACCTCATTCCTGCCGGTAAACTCTCGCGCGACGCTTTGCGCCCCAAAGAAGGAACAAAGGTACTACAGGGCCTTTGGGCCGCACGGCAGCTGGTGCGAGACTTAAGGCCCAAAGCGGTGCTCAGCATGGGGGGTTACGCGGGTTTTCCTGTGGCTTTCGTGGCCGCGCTGCAGGGGATTCCCATGATCATTCACGAGCAAAACGCCAAACTGGGCCTGGCCAACCGGATGCTGGCCCAGCTCGCCCGGCGGGTCACCCTGGCCACCCCCATAGAGCTGGCCCCTGGGCTGGCCCATAAAACCCAGGTGGTGGGCTATCCGGTGCGGGAGGAAAAACGTCCCCCAGCCGAGGCCCGAGCCGCCCTTGGGCTCGAGCCCAGCCGCCCCACCCTTCTGATTCTGGGCGGCAGCCAGGGCAGCCAGGAGCTCAATGAACAGCTGCCCGAGCGACTCTACCCACTTTTGGGCAAGTGGCAGATCCTGCACCAGTGTGGGGTGCGCTGGGAGGAAAAACTCAAAGCCCTGGAACGGCCGCACTACTTTGTGCGGGGCTATGTGGACAGCGTGCTGGCCTGGAGTGCTGCGGACTGTGCCATCACCCGGGGCGGAGCAGGTACCCTGTCCGAGGCGGCCTACCACCAGGTACCGGTGCTGGGGGTGCCGCTGCCGCGCCACCTGGATGGGGGCGCCCAGTGGGCCAACGTAGGCTTTTATGCCGAGCGCGGCGCGGCCCGGCGACTTGAGTCCTGGGCGCAGTTTGAGGCCGAGCTTAACACTCTGCTCGACCCCTCCACGCGGGCCCAAATCCGCGATAGACTTGGGGGGTTATCGCCAGCCGGAGCAGCCGGGCGGCTGGCCCAGATCGTTTTGGAGGCAGTGTGA
- the murC gene encoding UDP-N-acetylmuramate--L-alanine ligase, whose protein sequence is MKHYHLMGIGGISMSGLARILRKDGHRVSGCDSQLSDLTRQLEREGIQVYQGHSPSHLEGVEVLVASTAIKDSEPELATAHTLGIPVWRRIQVVAEILRGGYSLGVTGSHGKTSTTSMLASIFIAAQSDPTVLLGAELGLIGGSAKVGSGRYRIAEVDESDPLFRFLQLDVAVITNLEADHVSPDGLARPNYHTSFEVLQDAVHSFASRAGHIIYNGEPRWRLLDQLTQGRPRSSFGLEEGDCHAANIALEPFGSQFELVWQGQTLGRVRLQVPGEHNISNALAASAAAIVAGVPFEAIREGLLQYTGASRRFEKVGELNGALVVDDYAHNATKLFALLKAARNTGLRVRAVFQPHRYGRSEQEWPLYAKALEQSDEALILDVYSAEETPLSLSSAQIAGRMLEHLHARGHQARYDSWENILSYLHQTATQGDLILTIGAGSVSRLGRLLVAQKEAV, encoded by the coding sequence GTGAAGCATTATCACCTGATGGGTATTGGGGGCATTAGCATGAGCGGGCTGGCCCGCATTCTACGCAAGGACGGACACCGGGTCAGCGGCTGCGATAGCCAGCTTTCCGACCTGACCCGCCAGCTCGAGCGCGAAGGCATCCAGGTCTACCAGGGCCATAGCCCATCGCACCTCGAGGGAGTAGAGGTGCTGGTCGCCTCCACCGCCATCAAGGACAGCGAGCCTGAACTGGCCACCGCCCACACCCTGGGCATCCCGGTCTGGCGGCGGATTCAGGTGGTGGCCGAAATCTTGCGCGGGGGTTACAGCCTGGGCGTAACCGGCTCCCACGGCAAGACCAGCACCACCTCCATGTTGGCCAGCATTTTCATTGCAGCCCAGAGCGACCCCACGGTGCTGCTCGGGGCTGAGCTGGGCCTGATTGGCGGCAGCGCCAAGGTGGGCTCCGGACGCTACCGCATTGCCGAGGTAGACGAGTCCGACCCCCTGTTTCGCTTTTTGCAGCTTGACGTGGCGGTGATCACCAACCTCGAGGCCGACCACGTGTCGCCCGACGGGCTGGCCCGCCCCAACTACCACACCTCCTTTGAAGTACTCCAGGACGCCGTACACTCTTTTGCCAGCCGGGCCGGGCACATCATCTACAACGGCGAACCCCGCTGGCGCTTGTTGGATCAGCTCACCCAGGGCCGCCCCCGCAGCAGCTTTGGCTTAGAGGAGGGCGACTGCCACGCCGCCAATATTGCCCTCGAGCCTTTCGGCAGCCAGTTTGAGCTGGTCTGGCAGGGCCAAACCCTGGGCAGGGTGCGCCTGCAAGTGCCCGGCGAGCACAACATCAGCAACGCCCTGGCCGCCTCGGCTGCCGCCATCGTGGCGGGGGTTCCCTTCGAGGCCATCCGGGAGGGGCTTTTGCAGTACACCGGGGCCAGCCGCCGCTTTGAAAAGGTGGGTGAACTCAACGGAGCCCTGGTTGTGGACGACTACGCCCACAACGCCACCAAACTTTTTGCTTTGCTCAAAGCGGCCCGCAACACCGGCCTGCGGGTACGGGCGGTCTTCCAGCCCCACCGCTATGGGCGCAGCGAGCAGGAGTGGCCCCTCTACGCCAAGGCCCTCGAGCAGTCCGACGAGGCCCTGATTCTCGATGTCTACAGCGCCGAGGAAACCCCCCTTAGCCTTTCCAGCGCCCAGATTGCCGGGCGCATGCTGGAACACCTGCATGCGCGGGGACACCAGGCCCGCTACGACAGTTGGGAGAACATTCTCAGCTACCTGCACCAGACCGCAACCCAGGGCGATCTGATTCTGACCATTGGGGCCGGGAGCGTCTCGAGGCTGGGGCGCCTGCTGGTAGCCCAAAAGGAGGCCGTATGA
- a CDS encoding UDP-N-acetylmuramate dehydrogenase: MKIARLPLARLTTIGVGGEAEVWTVETLADLKEATQAPYRVLGNGSNLLVSDDGVPERVIRLAGEFALWNPDLSGWVGAGALVPSLLQASARLGLSGLEGLHGVPAQVGGAVKMNAGTRFGEMADALEEVELFHDGGLHCYRPSELGFRYRHSELPEGSLVTRVKLKLNPSSEEAVRARIALVDAARKGQPKRKSAGCAFKNPPGDSAGRLIDVRGLKGTTVGKAMISLEHGNFLVNLGGATAAEMYALIRKVQAVLPLEVEWEIWGEIKPAEAEVSR; the protein is encoded by the coding sequence GTGAAAATAGCCCGTCTGCCGCTTGCCAGGCTCACCACCATCGGGGTGGGGGGAGAGGCCGAGGTCTGGACGGTCGAAACCCTGGCCGACCTCAAAGAAGCCACCCAGGCCCCCTACCGGGTGCTGGGCAACGGCTCCAACCTGCTGGTTTCGGATGACGGTGTACCGGAGCGGGTGATCCGGCTTGCGGGCGAGTTTGCCCTGTGGAACCCCGACCTCTCGGGCTGGGTGGGGGCCGGGGCACTGGTGCCCAGCCTGCTACAAGCCTCTGCACGGCTGGGCCTGAGCGGCCTCGAGGGCCTGCACGGCGTGCCAGCCCAGGTAGGGGGAGCGGTCAAAATGAATGCCGGTACCCGTTTCGGCGAGATGGCCGATGCCTTGGAGGAAGTGGAGCTATTCCACGATGGCGGCTTGCATTGCTACCGGCCCTCGGAACTGGGCTTCCGGTATCGGCATTCCGAGTTGCCCGAAGGTAGCCTTGTGACAAGGGTCAAGCTCAAACTGAACCCCTCCAGCGAAGAAGCAGTGCGGGCCAGGATAGCCTTGGTAGATGCAGCCCGCAAAGGCCAGCCCAAAAGGAAAAGTGCGGGTTGCGCCTTCAAGAACCCGCCCGGCGACTCGGCAGGTCGTTTGATCGATGTGAGGGGTCTCAAAGGAACCACGGTGGGTAAAGCCATGATCAGCCTCGAGCACGGCAACTTTCTGGTGAATCTTGGAGGGGCGACCGCCGCCGAGATGTATGCCCTGATCCGCAAGGTTCAAGCCGTGCTGCCGCTGGAGGTGGAGTGGGAGATCTGGGGCGAGATTAAGCCCGCCGAAGCGGAGGTGAGCCGATGA